AGAAGAGttgaaaaacactgtttgtaACAGCTATTTATTCTGGAAATATCCTTTCACTGCAATGACTCCTATGTAGTCGTGAGACAAATTGCATGAACATAAGAAAATAATCTAATATTTATTACTGTAAATCCTCTATTACCTTTATATTCCTGAGTTGTTGTAAGTAAATTGTAAAGACGACGTTTAGCTTCCTCAGCTGGGTTTTTTGAATTACTGAACTGTATAAATCTGAACGAGGGCCGGCTGGAACAGCAGCCATCCCCCGTGTAATCGTTGGCTCAGCCTGGGTATGTTAAGCCCATGAGTATGTTCTCTTATAACCCGAGTCTATGCGTTACGTTTCTGGCCTTTGATGGCATGTCTGAGGTTCTTAAAACCCTCCCTGACCAAGTACCTTAATTCCAGTCTGAAGATCCTGAAATGGATCCTGCTGTACCTGTTCTGTAACACCTAATACAGCCTCACCCAGAGGTGTTAGCTTATTATAGTCTTCAGTATGCAGAAAAATGGGAGTTAAGGGCTGGTGCATTTAATTGAAATGTAGACTATCATACTTCTATcataatgtaaacatttcacTTAGCCTGATGCTGCTGCTAGAATTACTACTTGGCTTTATACGGTTAAATTTGATTCTAAATGACGATCTTGGTTTCTCTGAAGCACCAAAGTCCAGGTGAGTCATGCACACAGCATGTTCTTGTTTGTTCACCTTTTGGATCGCTTGTCGAAACCTCTCAAACCCCTTTGTGAACCCAGCAGTCAAATAGTGTCATCGATTCAATCACACATGCGTCACATGTGACAAATTTTCCGACAgtactaataaaaaaatatgcatttccTAAAATATTTTGGTTTCCATGAGTAAAAGTGTAAGAATTGAGATTAGTTCTAACTAGACAATACTACTTACGATAccctttttatatatataaaaaaaaatcatggaaacaagttaaaatgtttttacataagacattaaatccaaaaaaaaaatatgtatgtgtctgtCCTTTTACTGATGTTTAGCTACACTTCAATTCACTTTTAACGTTTAAACTCGTTCAggctctctgattggctagaGCCTCCTGCTACGTCACTGCTGTCTTTACCTGACAAGCGGAGCGGCTCATCATCAGAGCAAAGCCgggtttgctgctgctgccgctgggGTGGAAATACCGACGTCTCCCCTGAGAACCTTAAGTTCACCATGAGCGGCGGCAGAACgacccccctcctcttcatcagggCGCTGCTGAAGGTGCCTGAAGCCCACTTCTCCAAAGCTGCGCGAGGAAACACTAGAAGAGCAAATGTCAGGTGAGTGAAGATTGGACGTCGTTAGATAAGCGAAGTAGTTAGACAAGCGAAATAGtttcgttttcattttttatttttatttatcatttttcgCATGAATTCAAAATGTGCCTGTTGGTGTAATTTAGATGTTAGACTTCATATTCTTACAATTCCCGGAGCTAGTTTGTCATTAACTTCTGAATGGGTTTAAAGTGTTGGAAGTGTGTGAGTGAAACATCACTTGACAGTCAAACCTGCTGTCACATTTCTCCCTCTTGTGGTAGTTTTGCCACGTTCATTTTACCAAGCTGCAAGTAGTTTTCctcaatgaaaaataattggGGGATTATAAATATGGACATTTGAATCCagtctgtcttttaaaaaaaataataataatgttaatgcagCTTTGCTTTCACTTGAATTGGTGCTCATACAGTCATATTGTGAACTTTCAACATAAAAAGCAAATGAATCTGTCAGCTGGCTATCCCTCACTGTCTTTTAACatgtaatgtttcttttaatatatatcccataaaaactaatttatgtCTCCCCCCTTCAGACACTTGTGGGGCCCCTGTGGGGCCATGGCAGCGAGAAGGGCCAGCCTGCCTCTCTGCCCCGCCGTCCCCATCAGCACACCCAGCCGCAGCTTCATCAAACTGGCTGCTCCCATCAGCAAACGAAGGATGGAGTACACCGAGTGCAGGACATTAGGGTGAGAGCCCCGAAATGATGTGCAGCGTGTTAAAGACCCCTGAAATAAGAGAAGGATAGCCCCAAGCACCAGATCTTAACGTTATACAAGGACAGGTTAggaaacaattaattgattagtcaatAACTAGAaaattgaaatgcaaatattttgaCAATGAAATAACGGtctctcaaatgtgaggatttgctgctctGCTCTTTCTTATATGATCATATACTAAATTGATTTTGGTGATAGACAAACAAAGCAATATGGAGATGTCACCTTGGGATCTGAAAAATTGTGATCAGCATTTTCCTctattttctgacaatttatCAACAAAaggattaattgagaaaataatctacAGATTCATTAAATTCATAATGAAAGTAATTGTTGGTTGCACCCCTAGTTAGGAATATTATATGGTATTTCACTAAAAAAGTACTGGAAATAGAACCTAAAAACTAAGCacaaaatagaaatgtaattatatacGTGAAACAATGTTAAAATGGTGACGTGGTCTCACTGGATGTGCCTCTGCCttgatgtgactgtgtgttcaGGTATTCTCCAGAGCAGATGTACAATGTGGTGGCCAATGTGGACCAGTACCGGCACTTTGTTCCCTGGTGCAAGAAGTCTCGGGTCATGAGACCCGAGCAAAACGGTGAAGTCCGGGCTGATATTGAAATTGGTTTCCCCCCATTGTGGAGCGCTACACCTCTGAGGTCACCGTCATCCCAAACCACCAAGTCAGGGTAAGTGCTAGACCTGGTAACTccagaaaaatacaattacaaataTTCTTTTCTCAAACAATATACTATGACCCAGCGTATTGCATTTTGACTgtcaataataattaaagtgtaATTTCTTTTGGAACAGGCCGTGTGTACGGATGGATCCCTCTTCAGCCATCTAGAAACAATATGGAGGTTTGCCCCTGCAGCCAAAGACCTACCAGCCTCCTGTAAAGTGGATTTCTATGTAAGTGTATAAGATGAAGTCAGCATTGATGAGGAAATCCGTTTTTTGCAGGACCCACAGTAATTTGAATTAGAAGTGGAATTCTGATATGAAAATAGaataatgtaaacaatgaaaggaGTCAAATGGCagtgacattattattattattattataaacaacCCAAAGATCACAATAAAGGAACATGCCAAAAGGACTTAAGGGATCAGATTGTATGCTTAAAATGAGACTAATTCCTTGTCATTCCTCCTGTACTATTGTGAATGGATTACTGACTCAAAGGAAGTGTTGGGTAAAATCTTATTATTCTCTAAATTTAGTCTTGAGTAGCATGCCGGTGTCCAAGGAGGCCTGAAATAGCTGTCAGGGCCGGGCACAGTGTTAATGAGCTGCTAGGAGGCGGTTAGACCTTAATGTTGGCTCAGATTACCTCAGGGTCAGCCAGGAAGTGGTTGGATGTCAGAAGAGCACTTGTTAGGATAAGACTGATCGTCAACAGACATTTAAAGGAAGTAAAAGTCTTGACAGTCAAAAGCGACTTTGTAATCAGCCAAAGACGTCTTTGGTTGCgattataaaataaacttacTAACATTGTCTCCCCCCTATGTGTCCTCTGTAGGTTTCGTTTGAGTTTAAGTCTCTTCTGCACTCTCAGCTGGCCAGCGTCTTCTTTGACGAGGTGGTTAAACAAATGGTCAATGCCTTCGAGTCGAGAGCTGCAATGCTTTACAGGAACCAGCAGGAGGCGCGGTTGAGGAGGCGGTCGACATGAGGCCTCCACGTTCCACTAGACCTTTAATCAAACTCTGCTCTACTTGATATCAACACTTGTCTTAAACAGGAAGCTGGTTCTTCTTTTTGCACACGCTCTTATCTTACACTTGAGTCGACATGCACATTGAACATacttactatttatttataatccataaactgatttatttataatccataaactgatttatttacGTTCTTGTACATCTTCTGTTCTTATGCATGGTTTAAAATGGTCATGTTTCTTGGTAAGATTGTTGTATAATGCTCAGACAATTGACTCCTGCTCAACGctgaaacaaatctaaaaaggTTGAGCGCAATTTTTTGTTAAGCACTTTTTTCTCGGTGgaattaaaaagcttttattttggtaaatcTATGTCCAAGGGTCATTTTTTGCATCTGTAATTTAaatatgctgcttttttttttttaacaatggaCCCCAGTGACTGGACGAGCAAAGATTTCCAGTGTAGTGGATCGTATCAACATCTGTTTACTCCTTGTTGCGTTTGGGCAAGAGTATcaaggaaaataaatggttCTAATCTGTGCCTGGTTTACTTTTTTCACCCATAAcaagcaagagaaaaaaaatcatgaatggAATCCTGGTCATAatgcttgaaaatgtaaaattaaactaaaacagGAGTTAACTCCTGGTGGTGCAGAGACATACAGATGAGGTCACGTCACAGTgcatacacagacaatagaagCTTGAACATTTCAAAGATACAATATGAGGCATATTTAAGATGGCAGACAACTTATATCATGATACAAAACTTATTTACACAGTTTGGCATACGGTGAATTTGAGGCAGAGCTACAGTAAGAAGACTGGgttttttaatggttttcttGTATCAATCGTTAAGTCTTTGATTAATTAAAACAGCAAAAGAAGAATATTTTTAATGactattatatttaatataagaTAGCCTTAAAgaccttctttcttcttttctgttcaACTTTTAGTTTCCTGATAACCAGGCTGCAGTCTGTCTCAGGCTAACAAACTGAACATGCCCTGTTTGAACAggttcaataaatacatttcatcatttaaatcTCTTTGGGTTTTATATACGcaatgttttattacttaatTTCCCAAAAAgcacattgtaaacatgaccTCCCAGTAACATGCTCTTTATACACGAAACTTACAAATATTTTCTATCCCTCATTGGACTTTGGAGGTTGGATTTTCCCAACTCTAtcaatatagattttttttatctttaatgggtgtttttcttttcttgttctgCACAATGTCTCACCTCCACGAGTCAAACTCTGGGAGCAGTGGGAGAGAAGGTCGCAAACATGGCAGAGAAAATAACTCTCCTGGAGACTAAGTTGCTAAAAACTGAGGAAGAAGTCCTTGCGCTGCGGAGCCTGACCGCTAAAGGTAGTCTTAACAAAGAGAAACATTCTTCCCCTTTATCAGTTCTTACTTCTGATGTGTTTGTGGTTATTTGATGCTCTTCACGCAAAAGTGAGGTGGCCTTTTCGGCAGCTCTCAGGGACACTGGCTCTGGGGACATTGGACCTTTCAGCACTGGTACCGTACTTAAGTATAAGAAGGTCTTCTCCAACCATGGCAATAGCTACAATCCCGCAACAGGTATGTGtgttttagagagagagagacaaagagataaagagagagaaagactaaTGATCTCTTTATCCTGGCAGGCATTTTCACAGCACAGGTCAGTGGGACGTACTTCTTTCGATACTCAATGTTCAACAACCTTCAAGCTACTCCCAGCTCTGTTACGAGCCTCATGAAGAACGGGGAGCGGCTGACGTCGGTCTGGGACACCGCAGGGACTGACAGCCACGACATGGGCAGCAACGCTGTGGTCATCCCCCTGACGGTTGGAGACAACGTGTATGTGGAGCTCCAGGCGAACAGGACTGTCTTCGATGATTCCATGAACTACAACACCTTCAGTGGTTTTCTGCTCTTCGATACATGATCTTCTCTCACTTTATTCATGTTAACGTGTACCTTGTGAAGTGCCCTCTATTCAAATGGTTCACTCAAAAGCCAAACCAATGATGTGCTGTGAAGGGATTTGGCTGAGCAGAGAGTAAATCAGGAAACTTCATTGCAATTTGTTTGAGacattgtattaataataaatatcaagCGTTGTCGGAACAATGCCTGTGTCTCAATTTAATCTCATGATGTTTAGATTTTATCAGTTGAACAAGCTTACTTACAATGTGGTTATTTGTTTTGAGGGTAAAAACGTGATAGAAAAAAATACCGTAGACCATCTTGTGATAGGAACACACCAGCCGGTACGCCTAATTGGACCTGGGGAGTAAATTGGGGGCCCCTTAACAACTCCCTAGCCTACTTCCTACAGCCATCTTCGAACCCGGCCTTTACTGTGATCTCTATTTCACACCTGTATAGTATATGACAGCATATTTGTTTCATATTGATAACAGGGCGGTTGAGGACTGCAATAAACATATTTGTCTGCGTGGGAaattacatattcatacattatgaataaaaaacaacagaaaatgttgCCAATTTCAGATCACTTTAAAAAGGTTAATTACCTTGAAAATCGTTATGCATCCTAAACAATCCTTGTAAATGAATAGCaaacaaaaacttttaattttCTCGAGAACATAATGAAGCAAGTTGTTTTTTAGACGCTTTTAGATGCTTttacaattaaatgaaatggaaaaaaaggcttGAAATTGTACTGCTagtttaatttctttaatttcagATTTACCCATCAATAGTTCAGAATCTCACCAAGATAAGACATTGTGCTCTGTCCATTTGTAGACAACATCATTTGTAGCTACAACCAGCAATGCAGACCTTCGGCTCATAATCATTGCCCCAAAGTAAGAGAAAAATGTGTAGACTTAGCTGAAACAACACCTTGTTTAAGGCAACCATCAGTTCcatgaaggaaaataaaacgTTATATAGGCTTGGAGTAACTCTGTAACAATATTCATCTGTTCATACATTTTGTACAATAAtacatgtattatatttttcCAGCCACAGTACAGGATGTTCAGTTTAGTTCCCAtttgtattaaaacaaaaatgtacaatacaaCGGTTTAAGGCATCCGAGAGCAAcatgtttatacattttatctCTGCATACGAAGATCTGATGGATCTACGTTTGAACCCTGAGTTTGGCTGAGCAGAACGCCTCCCCGTGGTCATTGGTGGCTCTGCACGTGTAAACGTTGGCGTCCTCTGGGCCAACTTTGGCTAAGACCAGAGTACAGCGGCCATCGTCCTCGTACTCTATCTGCACTGTGGGTGACTCCACCACGGGTTCCTCACCGCACAGCCAAACAACCTCTGGGTCAGGGTATCCTGCCGAGATAGATGGAGGGGTGAGGGCAGGTTTAATAGGGGTGAGGGCAGGTTTAATAAAGCAGAACGTCTGAAATTCTTCTAAAGAAGatggaaaaagtggaaaagcataatagggccactttaagtcaagtctcaagtcactGCTCTACAACAAAAGCTCACAATATATCACAAAGAGGAACTCAGGTGCTACTTGAGCTCTTAAATGAAGACGTGCGTACCTGTGAGGTGACACGAGAGACGGGCACTGGATCCCTGATTCACTGCCTGGTCCTCAAGGCTCTGGGTGAACTGGGGTGGCCCCTGCATCTTGAGCTCCAGAGACTGCAGGGCGTGCTTTGCCTCCGGGCTCAGGGGTGAGTCTGGgacagggaggggagaggaaggaggaaagagatgaaagtgggatgaaaaaaaacctaTACAGCAACGTTAAACTAGAAAACTAAAAAGGTCCAGATAAGAAGATGCTGAGTGTCTTACCTTCTCCGGGGCTGGTAGGAGATCCAGAGGCAGAACTGTCGTTTCTAGTCAGCAGAGCCATTCTCTTCAGGGCTAACAAGGCCTTACCTGCTTTCTGTGTGACAAAAAAAGTGTCaagcacaaaacaacacatcaaactcaaagagaaacataaaagtACTGTGCTGAGCTGTTACCTTCCACTTCTGCCTGGCTAGAAACCTCTTCATCTTATCCTTGGACAGACTCTTGGTGGTGGCATGATCTCCGGACTCTAATGCCATCCAAGGGTGGGCCAGCGCCTCCTCACAGGGAATCCTCCGCCTGGGGAACACACGGAGTGTTATAGTTGGTTATGAGTGGAATAGGTGTATGGAGCTAGCTGTGCCACAGCTGTGCGTTTTATGAAATCACCTGGTGTCTTTGTCAAGCAGGGAGCTGATGAAATGTTTGGCCTCGTCTGTAATCTCGTCAAAGCTCTCCTCGTCAAACTCCCACTGGGCAGCCGTGACCAGGGCGAGGGTCTCTATGTCGTTGTTGCCCTGGAATGGAGACTCACCGCTCAGTCTGAACCCAGAGAACGAGAGACGGCAGTATCATTATATTAGCTATCTCAACTGACAACCACTAGGTGGCGTTAAAAGTCTGAATCATTCAAACAACAGGCTGTTGATCAATCTAGACTATTACCACCAGCAGTGTTCTATCATTCTATTATTCTCTATCAAATGGACAGTTCAACCTGAAATTCCAGAAAATAATGACTCGTTGAGAGCTGTTTATTTttgggaactattttcttttcaagtttttcaaatgtatttagcGCCACAAGCCGAGTGCAATATACGCCAATTACATTTGAGAGAAAGCAGACTGTCTACAgctgatatctccaaaactaggcaactcatgCCAATATAATTCAGACTGATAAGAAGCTcagatggaaaatatgttttgcatgttGGGGTGATTAGCCCCTTTAAGTCTCTCAAAGCGGTAATCAGGAGTTGTTTTTCCAgttgaaatagaaaaaatacacTGGATgtgcatgacacacacacaaaaaaatgtttaaatgaatagtttgacattttgggatatagtttagtttagcttagcacaaagacgggaaacagggggaaacagctaaaTCCTCCTTAAATCAGCACCTTAAACCCGTTTCCcaacatgtcaaactatttcttaaACGTAGAAAGAGCAAATGGAGCGATAGGGTGACTCACAATATGTAGCAGATGACACCTATGCTCCACATGTCAGTGGTCAAAAACACAGGCTCATAGTTGATCACTTCAGGGGCCACAAACTCTGGAGTCCCTTGCATCACCTTGAGAGGCGTGTTGCCATCTGTTAAACAGAAATCACCTAATTTACTAACAGAAAATTTACTAGAATTATGAGTCAATAAAGTTTTCATTTCACACACCAAGCCTGCAGGCTAATCCGAAGTCGATGATCTTTATGGAGGTGCCAGTGGTGTCAACGCACACAATGTTTTCAGGTTTGAGGTCCAGATGGACAATGTTCTGCTGATGCATGTAGGCGATCCCCTCCAGGATCTGATGCATGTAGCGCACACTGGCAGCCTCTGTGTGCTCAAAGCTGTCGTCAACGATACGCTCAAACAGTTCCCCGCCTGCGatactgcagacagacagacagggcaATGTGACCTCAAATGgtttatcacatttatttacatgcaaCCTAAATAATTAACACTTTCACCATGATACTCACAACTCCATGACCATGACCATTTCAGGCTTGTGATCATACGCCCCAACACACTGAACCAGTTTGGGGTGGTGGAGGTAGTTCATCAGCTCTATCTCTTTGCTAGCAGCCTCCCTCTCCTTGGCACGTCGCCCTTTGTAGAACTTCCCAGCATAATTGCGCCCTGTCACTTTGTGGGTGAGCTTGAACACCAGGCCGAACTTTCCCCTAATGAAGAGACAAGtttcgtttttgtttttaatctcttaCTTTAACAAAggaatgtaaatataaaacaatcttTCATCTGAGACCTGTGTTTCTAATCCTTCACTTGTCGAAGCCGCAGATGCCATTATTAATTGAAGTTACTGGCATTCTCAACCCTGCATTGGTTTGCATCTGTTGTTTATTGAGCAGAGCTGTGTCTCTACTTGCACTTGGCAGACTGCGGCTCTAATATTCAACCCACGCTGATGACTTGACTTGTCAGCATTTCTGAAGAAACGGCTTCTTGAAGCTACTTGGAACGAAATGGTTGCTCCTGACAGATACTCACATTCCCAGTCTCTCCTGCAAACTGTAGTGATCTGTCACTTTTTCTGAAGTGTTAATAGTGACACAGGAATACTCTTGTGGGGCCTCTTCTTCTTTGGGTTTGTCTACACCTACACAAAAAGCACAACAGCTGTAACATAAGGCTCATTATATTTATCTCTAATTTTGTGGTATCAATTACCCATGTTGCCTCACCTTTCTCCTCCATCCTAACCACTGCTGACACCGGTCCTGGCTCACTTGCTCCTACTGTGTTGTAGGCCCTCACTCTGAAGCAGTACTCCTGATGAGGCTGCAGCCCGGAGCACACTCTGTATGATGTGCTCTTACACTGGGTAGTGAGCTCGCTCCAATCCCCAGACCCAACACCTCTTTGGTTCTTTACCTCAACCACGTAACCAAGGATGGCGCTGCCGCCGTCGTAGCAGGGGCCCGACCAGGAAAGCACAAGGCTGGTGGCAGATACCAGGGAGACCACGGGACAGGAGGCAGGAGGCTCAGGTTTCTCTGAGTGggaatgataatgatgatgatggatgaagaACTCAAGAAACTGCAAACTTACTTCATGGTCTGGATGGTGCAGAGTGTGTGCTGTTGCCTTACCTATGACAGAGAGGGTGACTGTGTGTTCTGCTGAGCTCCTGCGGTCCTTCACTACAACGGCGTAACGGCCTGTGTGCTGCGGTTTAGCCTCCGCTATGACCAGTGTGCTGCTCTTATCAGTGCTTTCTGCCCACAGCTCTGGACCATCCACTatctgcagagaaagaaagagagagagagagagagagagagagagagagagagagagagagagagagagagagagagagaggttaatACTGAGCgcaataaaaatgatattgcaGAAAGTGTATACTTTGTAAATTAGGATTCAAATTACACCTGTTCTTTGTTTCTGATCCAACACGACACTACAGGAGGACTGCCGGTGAAATAACACGTCACTCTTGCAGTTTGTCCCGCCTTAACCTCAACTTGCTGTGGAGGGTTTTCGAAATGTAATGCTGGacctgcaaattaaaaaaaacatacattttttagaGTTTTTGACTCCACACTGTAAGGAAACTAtccagtgtgtgagtgtgagataAAGACAGAATTAGTGCTGTGGCTTTACATAATCTCGTGGTTATTGCTGTACTCTAACACCGGAAGTGTGTCACTTCCCCGAGACCCTTATTATTGTAGCGTACAGCAGACCAAGTGTTTCAACTGGAAACACAGGCAAAACATGGGTGACCTACTCCACACAAAGTACATCCAGTCCTCGTTGATCTAGTTCACCTGTTGCATTCCagttcaaaatgtttcacaCTCTATCTATTTACTAAGACAAATGTCCTTAAAGgaagcaaaaacacattcacaagtCCGTACTGTATTCTTGTAATATAACATTACCATACATTTAGATTAGAATAGAAAGGGCCACATGAGAGCTGGAGCCAATATATCAACCCCTAAGCTATCAGTATTCAAATACTGTGGCATCAGGATGGAGAATTTGACTGGAGACAATCTGATAAAGTTATCTTTAAATGGCTTTACAGTTTACCTTCCAAACTAAATTATTGCCTCTCCAGCTTTAGACATCACTTATATCTATttcataaaaccataaaaagcAGTATTACATATCCTGTGCACTAATAGCAGACATTCAGACCTTATTATACAAGCTGTTCATGCTTTTAATATTGCAGCCTACACCCTAAGGTAAAACTTCCCAGTATAATGGAGCACAATAGCTTAAAGCCAGACAAACATTATATCAAGaacaaaagtcaaaacaaaaaggtgtAGTTCCTCTGGGGCAAACCACAACTGCACCAGAagcaactcacacacacacacacacacacacacacacacacacacacacacacacacacacacacacacacacacacacacacacacacacacacacacacacacacacacacacacacacacacacacacacacacacaaaaagagcctcctaatgaataaacaacattaacatgaaCAAGCAGAAGTCAGACAATATAGCAGTGAATGATGAGTAACAGGAAAAGGGTGGATGATGGAAAGACAGGTGCATTGCTTTGTCATCTAGCAGACGTAGTGAGAGAGGAGAAATAGTTTTTCTCACCTGTCCCTGAGTTGGCTCTCTTCTTTGGGATGACTTCTGCGGAGACAGGTGAAGCGCAGGTAGGTTTTAGTGGGTATGTAGGCGTGGCTCTGCTTTTCTGTTCTATGGCTATCAGTCTACAGACACAGCAAGTTTTTACTGTACTGTGCACTGTCCACTTCCCTACATGGTGTTCACTTGGGGCTGATAACCTTAAGTGGGTGTATCACTGTTGTGGAAGGGCTGCATTATCCCTGACTGGTTCACATATTGCCTGACAACCAATCAAAAAAGGAAGGGAAATGATGTGTTTCctatttatgtataaatacaaCATGGATGTCCCGAAGAAGATAAAACAATGGTTTTAACTATGATAGTTCCTAGTGCATCATCATGTGTTtagggaaggaaggaagcttCACTGTATTGTGTTGTTAAATCAGCtcctgaaatattaaaaatgatcgAATCCTTTGTATCTATAAGTGACATGAGTGTTTATCTGATTACCTCTTGGACTTGAGACTGGGCTGAGCTTATGAGAGTCTGTAGGGGAAGTGCAAACAAATCCTCTGAACTTCTGCAGCTCTTCTTTGGGAGACTGGGGTGACCTTCCATTCCTCACAACGCTCTCAGAAGCAGAAGTCAGGACATTTGAGACACGATTCTGCACACCGCAGATAGTTTCAAAGTCTGGATCGGTCGTCAgtaagaggaaggggagaagagACACATCAGAAATGAAACTCCTACTTGAATGCTGAACCCCGCATTACAACTTGCAAGAGGCAGAGTTTAGAATCAGCAGCAGACTTTGTTGTAATCAAACTTTTTGAGGGGAGTGTCTCCCTCACCTCTGACGAACACAGCAGCGCAGCAGGACGTCTTCCCTGTGCTGTTCTCTGCCAGACAGGTGTAGGCGCCAGCATCTTCTGGCAAGCATTCACTCACCACGAAACTCGTCTCCTTGCCATTGAAGGAAGGTTTCCCAAAACGGGCCGCTTCACCTGCCCATAGGAGCAAACAAACAGACTAGaaactctctcttcctctggt
This genomic window from Anoplopoma fimbria isolate UVic2021 breed Golden Eagle Sablefish chromosome 11, Afim_UVic_2022, whole genome shotgun sequence contains:
- the si:ch73-141c7.1 gene encoding LOW QUALITY PROTEIN: coenzyme Q-binding protein COQ10 homolog, mitochondrial (The sequence of the model RefSeq protein was modified relative to this genomic sequence to represent the inferred CDS: inserted 1 base in 1 codon), whose product is MSGGRTTPLLFIRALLKVPEAHFSKAARGNTRRANVRHLWGPCGAMAARRASLPLCPAVPISTPSRSFIKLAAPISKRRMEYTECRTLGYSPEQMYNVVANVDQYRHFVPWCKKSRVMRPEQNGEVRADIEIGFPPXVERYTSEVTVIPNHQVRAVCTDGSLFSHLETIWRFAPAAKDLPASCKVDFYVSFEFKSLLHSQLASVFFDEVVKQMVNAFESRAAMLYRNQQEARLRRRST
- the LOC129098950 gene encoding complement C1q-like protein 2; the protein is MAEKITLLETKLLKTEEEVLALRSLTAKGKSEVAFSAALRDTGSGDIGPFSTGTVLKYKKVFSNHGNSYNPATGIFTAQVSGTYFFRYSMFNNLQATPSSVTSLMKNGERLTSVWDTAGTDSHDMGSNAVVIPLTVGDNVYVELQANRTVFDDSMNYNTFSGFLLFDT
- the mylk5 gene encoding myosin light chain kinase, smooth muscle, whose protein sequence is MNGDGSKQRYVSTFRMHIKPPLAPDALGNGPGTVDTRDKCTDTGCVNTSARKCLDPPFFIEPLQDCCVDEGNDIKLRGVLTGSQPIKVSWLHNGEAARFGKPSFNGKETSFVVSECLPEDAGAYTCLAENSTGKTSCCAAVFVRDFETICGVQNRVSNVLTSASESVVRNGRSPQSPKEELQKFRGFVCTSPTDSHKLSPVSSPREVIPKKRANSGTGPALHFENPPQQVEVKAGQTARVTCYFTGSPPVVSCWIRNKEQIVDGPELWAESTDKSSTLVIAEAKPQHTGRYAVVVKDRRSSAEHTVTLSVIEKPEPPASCPVVSLVSATSLVLSWSGPCYDGGSAILGYVVEVKNQRGVGSGDWSELTTQCKSTSYRVCSGLQPHQEYCFRVRAYNTVGASEPGPVSAVVRMEEKGVDKPKEEEAPQEYSCVTINTSEKVTDHYSLQERLGMGKFGLVFKLTHKVTGRNYAGKFYKGRRAKEREAASKEIELMNYLHHPKLVQCVGAYDHKPEMVMVMEFIAGGELFERIVDDSFEHTEAASVRYMHQILEGIAYMHQQNIVHLDLKPENIVCVDTTGTSIKIIDFGLACRLDGNTPLKVMQGTPEFVAPEVINYEPVFLTTDMWSIGVICYILLSGESPFQGNNDIETLALVTAAQWEFDEESFDEITDEAKHFISSLLDKDTRRRIPCEEALAHPWMALESGDHATTKSLSKDKMKRFLARQKWKKAGKALLALKRMALLTRNDSSASGSPTSPGEDSPLSPEAKHALQSLELKMQGPPQFTQSLEDQAVNQGSSARLSCHLTGYPDPEVVWLCGEEPVVESPTVQIEYEDDGRCTLVLAKVGPEDANVYTCRATNDHGEAFCSAKLRVQT